The following coding sequences are from one Sedimenticola thiotaurini window:
- a CDS encoding AbrB/MazE/SpoVT family DNA-binding domain-containing protein, with translation MEAQGKIQKWGNSSAIRLPAKVLAAAGFNSDSEVDIQVDDGRVVIQLHERTLEQTFDKLLADEPGAAELLALAKESLSRAITLTDETTERCNALIEKLGEQS, from the coding sequence ATGGAAGCACAGGGCAAAATACAGAAATGGGGCAACAGCTCGGCGATCCGCTTGCCGGCAAAGGTGCTGGCCGCTGCCGGGTTTAATAGTGATAGCGAGGTGGATATACAGGTGGACGATGGGCGCGTGGTGATTCAATTACACGAACGCACACTGGAACAAACCTTCGACAAACTGCTGGCCGATGAGCCTGGTGCCGCTGAACTGCTGGCCCTAGCTAAGGAGAGCTTGAGCCGGGCTATCACCCTCACTGACGAAACCACCGAGCGTTGCAACGCGCTGATCGAAAAACTGGGAGAGCAAAGCTAA